In Astyanax mexicanus isolate ESR-SI-001 chromosome 17, AstMex3_surface, whole genome shotgun sequence, a single window of DNA contains:
- the gpn3 gene encoding GPN-loop GTPase 3, which yields MPRYAQLVMGPAGSGKSTYCSTMIQHAEAISRSVQVVNLDPAAEHFDYPVMADIRELIQVDDVMEDDSLKFGPNGGLVFCMEYFANNFNWLEECLGHVEDDYILFDCPGQIELYTHLPVMKQLAEQLQQWEFRVCGVFLVDSQFMVESFKFISGVMAALSAMVALEIPQVNIMTKMDLLNPKAKKEIEKYLDPDMYSMMEDNSTTLRSKKFNKLTKAICGLIDDYSMVRFLPFDRTDEEGINIVLQHIDFSIQYGEDLEFKEPKETEEEPSNTNYDEFFQDKVDY from the exons ATGCCGCGCTACGCTCAGCTGGTGATGGGACCCGCCGGCAGCGGAAAG AGCACCTACTGCTCCACTATGATACAACATGCTGAAGCCATCAGCCGCTCTGTGCAGGTGGTGAATCTGGACCCGGCAGCAGAACACTTCGACTACCCAGTGATGGCAG ATATCCGAGAGCTGATCCAGGTGGATGATGTGATGGAGGACGATTCGCTGAAGTTTGGGCCGAATGGAGGACTTGTGTTCTGTATGGAGTATTTTGCGAATAACTTCAACTGGCTGGAGGAGTGTCTTGGTCATGTTGAGGATGACTACATTCTTTTTGACTGTCCAG GTCAGATAGAGCTGTACACACACCTCCCGGTTATGAAGCAGTTGGCTGAGCAGCTGCAGCAGTGGGAGTTCCGGGTGTGTGGGGTCTTCCTGGTCGACTCTCAGTTTATGGTGGAAAGCTTCAAG tttatttcagGTGTAATGGCGGCTCTGAGTGCCATGGTGGCGCTAGAAATCCCTCAGGTCAACATCATGACCAAAATGGACCTGCTCAATCCAAAAGCCAAGAAGGAAATAGAGAA GTATCTGGATCCAGACATGTACTCCATGATGGAGGACAACTCTACAACCCTGAGGAGCAAAAAATTCAACAAACTCACTAAAGCTATCTGTGGTTTG ATTGATGACTACAGCATGGTGCGCTTCCTGCCCTTTGACCGCACAGATGAGGAAGGCATCAACATTGTTCTACAGCACATCGACTTCTCCATTCAGTATGGAGAGGACCTAGAGTTCAAGGAGCCGAAG GAGACTGAGGAGGAGCCTAGCAACACAAATTATGATGAATTCTTTCAAGACAAAGTGGATTACTAG
- the arpc3 gene encoding actin-related protein 2/3 complex subunit 3 codes for MPAYHSSLMDGDTKLVGNMALLPLKTQFKGPAPKETKDQDIIDEAIYYFKANVFFKNYEIKNEADRTLIYVTLYISECLKKLQKCSSKGQGEKEMYTLGITNFPIPGEPGFPLNAMYVKPSNKQEEETMRAYLQQIRQETGLRLCERVFDPQTDKPSKWWVCFVKKQFMNKSLSAPGQ; via the exons ATGCCG GCTTACCACTCCAGTCTGATGGATGGCGACACCAAGCTGGTGGGGAATATGGCATTACTCCCTCTCAAAACACAGTTTAAAGGCCCGGCTCCAAAAGAAA CCAAAGACCAAGATATCATCGATGAGGCTATTTATTACTTCAAAGCCAACGTTTTCTTCAAGAACTATGAAATTAAG AATGAAGCTGACCGAACATTGATCTACGTCACCCTGTACATCTCTGAGTGCCTCAAGAAGCTACAGAAG TGCAGCTCAAAGGGTCAGGGAGAGAAGGAGATGTACACGCTGGGAATCACCAACTTCCCCATCCCAGGAGAGCCTGGATTCCCTCTGAACGCCATGTACGTTAAACCCTCCAACAAACAGGAAGAAG AGACGATGAGGGCTTACCTGCAGCAAATTCGCCAGGAGACCGGCCTCAGACTGTGTGAGCGCGTGTTCGACCCACAGACAGACAAACCCAGCAAG TGGTGGGTGTGTTTTGTAAAGAAACAGTTCATGAACAAGAGTCTGTCTGCTCCTGGTCAGTAG